One Danio aesculapii chromosome 13, fDanAes4.1, whole genome shotgun sequence DNA window includes the following coding sequences:
- the cuedc2 gene encoding CUE domain-containing protein 2, translating to MDLQKIIHDALYDFILSYIPHADLSTLDDVILSYITGVLEDLGSQESVEENFDVEVFVEMLEAYIPGFSDIDSVKVCEMMFNLASKLTSARDTESGEMKIEEGKFPLSESCDLSLGGSREKTHNLTLQAEGATAQVSESSWDNQEQHLLEMFPKCSVTEARSALSIAKGDMEEAVRLIIEGDVQLKCPPSLTANQGKTVSAEVDQKLKASILEKYMLVDDEEDKKVHRPVTPKDAPKKMVRYHGSQVVTTKGERYHLVKKEEPEDMKKTYVSLKPARKYRFH from the exons ATGGATCTCCAAAAAATAATCCACGACGCGCTGTACGACTTCATTTTGTCATATATTCCTCACGCCGATCTGAG tACTCTGGATGATGTCATTCTGTCCTACATCACTGGAGTGCTGGAAGATTTGGGGTCTCAAGAAAGTGTCGAGGAaaactttgatgtagaggtttttgttgaaatgttggaGGCCTACATCCCTGGTTTCTCTGATATCGACAG TGTCAAAGTTTGCGAGATGATGTTTAATCTGGCATCAAAGTTGACTTCAGCCAGGGACACAG aatCAGGAGAGATGAAAATCGAAGAAGGGAAATTTCCTCTCTCAGAAAGCTGTGATTTATCCCTTGGAGGTTCGAGAGAGAAGACACACAACCTTACTTTACAAGCAGAGGGAGCCACAGCTCAG GTTAGTGAATCTTCATGGGATAACCAGGAGCAACATCTTCTTGAGATGTTTCCCAAATGCAGTGTGACTGAGGCCAGAAGTGCACTGTCCATTGCTAAAGGAGACATGGAGGAAGCTGTTCGTCTCATTATTGAGGGAGATGTCCAGCTTAAGTGCCCTCCGTCTCTCACT GCAAACCAGGGGAAGACCGTCTCtgctgaagtggatcaaaaacttAAAGCAAGCATTTTAGAAAA ATACATGCTGGTTGATGATGAGGAAGACAAGAAAGTACACAGACCAGTCACTCCAAAAGAT GCCCCTAAGAAAATGGTGCGCTATCACGGCAGCCAAGTGGTCACTACAAAGGGAGAGCGTTATCATCTAGTCAAGAAAGAAGAACCAGAAGACATGAAGAAGACTTACGTCAGCCTCAAACCAGCGCGCAAATACCGCTTTCATTGA